From Alistipes sp. ZOR0009, a single genomic window includes:
- a CDS encoding ferredoxin, which produces MKILLSKPACIGCASCVDIAPAYFFMDLEGKASLYGENVAKKLVAIDLFPQDKELIQDVIDCCPSKCIELR; this is translated from the coding sequence ATGAAAATACTCCTTTCGAAACCTGCATGTATTGGCTGCGCTTCATGTGTTGATATAGCTCCAGCCTATTTCTTTATGGATTTAGAAGGTAAGGCGTCTTTATATGGAGAAAATGTTGCTAAAAAGTTAGTTGCTATAGACCTATTTCCGCAAGATAAAGAACTTATTCAGGATGTTATTGATTGCTGTCCTTCTAAGTGTATTGAATTAAGGTAG
- a CDS encoding polyprenyl synthetase family protein, translating to MYSLNDLQAIVEKSFGELQLPIEPRNLYEPISYTLSLGGKRVRPILCLMSANLFSDIVDKAVKPAIALEIFHNFTLIHDDIMDNADVRRGKPTVHKKWNPNVAILSGDAAIIVAYKYVAQTDPALLPEILKVFNATALEVCDGQQFDMEYEKLPVVTEDDYLRMIELKTSVLLAAAAKIGAILGGASLQDGERLYNFGRNLGLAFQLQDDLLDTYGDPKVFGKAIGGDIISNKKTFLMINALKLATQPSQVALQKILKNEAIAPEEKIASVKAIYDEVGVKEITEKKIDFYYKLALAEIAKISVREERKEAILSYAEKIMGRKS from the coding sequence ATGTATTCACTTAATGACCTGCAAGCCATTGTCGAAAAGTCTTTTGGAGAATTGCAGCTACCAATCGAGCCACGAAATCTTTATGAGCCAATATCATATACGCTATCGCTTGGAGGGAAAAGGGTAAGGCCAATCCTGTGTCTTATGTCTGCAAACCTCTTTTCTGATATTGTCGACAAAGCTGTAAAACCAGCAATTGCGCTCGAAATATTTCACAACTTTACGCTTATTCATGACGATATCATGGATAATGCCGACGTGCGTCGGGGCAAGCCAACTGTTCACAAAAAATGGAACCCTAATGTGGCCATTTTATCTGGAGATGCTGCCATTATTGTTGCTTATAAATATGTAGCACAAACTGATCCTGCATTACTCCCTGAAATTCTAAAAGTGTTTAATGCTACCGCTTTAGAAGTTTGTGATGGGCAGCAGTTTGATATGGAGTATGAAAAGTTGCCAGTGGTGACAGAAGACGACTACCTAAGAATGATTGAGCTAAAAACGTCGGTGCTTTTAGCCGCAGCAGCCAAAATTGGGGCAATTTTGGGCGGAGCATCACTTCAAGATGGAGAACGTCTCTATAATTTTGGGAGAAACTTGGGGCTAGCATTTCAACTTCAAGACGACTTGTTAGATACGTATGGCGATCCTAAAGTCTTTGGTAAAGCAATTGGTGGCGATATTATTTCTAATAAGAAAACTTTCTTGATGATTAATGCCTTGAAGTTGGCAACGCAGCCATCTCAAGTTGCTTTGCAAAAAATACTTAAGAATGAAGCGATTGCTCCTGAAGAAAAAATAGCATCAGTAAAAGCAATTTATGATGAGGTAGGCGTTAAAGAAATTACTGAGAAAAAAATAGACTTTTACTATAAGTTGGCGTTGGCTGAAATTGCCAAGATATCAGTTAGGGAGGAGAGAAAGGAAGCGATATTAAGCTATGCAGAAAAAATAATGGGGCGTAAGTCCTGA
- a CDS encoding AsmA-like C-terminal region-containing protein → MKRKVFRIVFFSVISVFFSLTLISFIFQDSIISAAMQGIRKDLRSRITIGDASFSLVRYFPYASIKLNDVNIESTKDINISDFNHLRNTKTLLKAGTLSLKINVLDLFKDKITIKQVILKEGEINILIDKKGNNNFKIFRTKNNDSKVSMKIDGIKIDKSVLKIHDLNKRMSLVNSIQKFKSEGTFTSSNFRVKSSLDVVVNQLTFGSINYISNKQFILSGKVKSKSFKSYDFKDFIVTYKNNKINIEGGFSLNKSIHLDIAASGTDLALKEMNELVPKINKTLEKIDVEGKVNFKARAKGYWASNQWPFLYGDFDVKGGKSEILKNNSIASVNLVGSFSNGRGQIVNSFLRIDSFKINSNFGDFEGKFSLSNFNKPLISLSTNFNLFLSNLNDAYKIDTTNKIDGTIIGNITADGNIDFDSLSPLRLVRLINNGNFKLSEIKYPFKGALYSITKGEIKFNPTDASANLYFSSNAINGKINVAIDNFYDGLMESMPFSASVTSNTSTLNFDNLLAINFNSSNKSDKIDVNVANLSIDVTSKQAILRGIPMKNLSAKIEKSGPLITVSQLNAEAIGGSINLIGKLEQNQNKTITSNLYATLDSINIETLFSSFNNFNQKTLTSSNIKGIGSGDIAFRGVFSEKGALDPNSVDCVSNLSITNGELIKFEPAYKLSKFIDLKELEHIKFANLKNQITIKNNIINIPAMYVASSAINLGVLGNHNFNGSYNYKIKLSLKDVLFKKARTGLKKQISQSDFENNTLLYFKVEGDSKKSKVSYDWSGSGWDITPAQANQPSSVEQKNTSKPFKVTWEEKKEAEKTAAGAKPKAKVEQPQQSSFMEERKAEKKLEKKKDSTKFKLTWDE, encoded by the coding sequence ATGAAAAGGAAAGTCTTTAGAATCGTTTTTTTTTCGGTGATAAGCGTATTTTTTTCACTTACTCTTATCAGCTTTATCTTTCAGGATTCAATTATCTCAGCAGCAATGCAAGGAATTCGAAAAGATTTGAGAAGCCGAATCACCATTGGAGATGCCTCATTCTCCTTAGTAAGATATTTCCCCTACGCCTCTATAAAACTAAATGACGTAAATATAGAGTCGACAAAAGATATTAACATTTCTGATTTTAACCATTTAAGAAATACTAAGACACTTCTAAAAGCAGGAACGCTAAGCCTAAAAATAAATGTGCTAGATCTTTTCAAGGATAAGATAACGATTAAACAGGTAATACTAAAAGAAGGCGAAATCAATATTCTTATAGATAAAAAGGGTAACAACAACTTCAAAATTTTTAGAACTAAAAATAACGATTCAAAGGTCAGCATGAAAATAGATGGCATAAAAATAGATAAATCAGTGCTTAAAATACACGATCTAAACAAAAGAATGTCATTAGTTAACAGCATTCAAAAATTTAAAAGCGAGGGAACGTTCACTTCTTCTAATTTTCGAGTTAAATCTAGCTTAGATGTAGTTGTTAATCAACTTACCTTTGGCAGCATTAACTACATAAGCAACAAGCAATTTATCCTGTCTGGCAAAGTAAAATCAAAATCATTTAAAAGTTATGATTTTAAAGATTTTATAGTAACCTATAAAAATAATAAGATTAATATTGAAGGAGGCTTCTCTCTAAACAAAAGCATCCATCTAGATATAGCCGCCTCTGGCACCGATTTAGCATTAAAGGAAATGAACGAGCTAGTGCCCAAAATCAACAAAACTCTAGAAAAAATAGACGTTGAAGGCAAAGTCAATTTCAAAGCAAGAGCCAAAGGATACTGGGCAAGCAACCAATGGCCTTTTCTCTATGGAGATTTTGATGTTAAAGGAGGGAAAAGTGAGATCTTAAAAAACAACAGCATAGCATCTGTAAATTTAGTTGGCTCATTCTCAAACGGTAGAGGACAAATAGTAAACTCTTTTTTAAGAATTGATTCATTTAAAATAAACTCGAATTTTGGCGACTTTGAAGGGAAATTTTCTCTTAGCAATTTTAATAAACCATTAATTAGCTTATCAACTAATTTCAACTTGTTTTTAAGCAATTTAAATGATGCTTATAAAATAGATACAACCAACAAAATTGATGGCACAATAATCGGAAACATAACGGCTGACGGCAACATTGATTTTGATAGCCTATCTCCACTACGTCTAGTTCGCTTGATAAATAACGGAAACTTTAAACTTAGCGAAATAAAATACCCATTCAAAGGAGCTTTATACTCCATCACAAAAGGTGAAATAAAGTTTAATCCAACGGATGCTTCTGCCAACCTCTACTTTTCCTCAAACGCCATTAATGGTAAAATCAATGTAGCTATAGATAATTTTTATGATGGGCTAATGGAGTCTATGCCATTTTCTGCATCCGTAACATCCAACACATCGACGCTTAACTTTGACAACCTTCTTGCCATTAACTTTAACTCAAGTAATAAGTCAGATAAAATAGATGTAAATGTTGCAAACCTATCAATTGACGTAACATCAAAACAAGCAATTCTAAGAGGTATCCCGATGAAAAATCTATCTGCCAAAATAGAAAAATCAGGACCGCTTATAACCGTATCTCAACTAAATGCAGAAGCAATAGGAGGATCTATCAATTTAATAGGGAAGCTTGAACAAAATCAAAATAAAACAATCACAAGCAATCTATATGCAACTCTAGACAGCATTAATATTGAAACATTATTCTCTTCGTTCAACAACTTTAATCAAAAAACGCTAACAAGCAGCAACATTAAAGGTATCGGATCTGGAGATATCGCATTTAGAGGTGTTTTTTCAGAAAAAGGAGCTTTAGACCCAAACTCAGTTGATTGTGTTTCAAATTTAAGCATAACTAATGGGGAACTAATAAAATTTGAACCAGCATATAAGCTTTCTAAGTTCATTGATTTAAAAGAGCTTGAACATATAAAGTTTGCTAACTTAAAAAATCAAATTACCATAAAAAACAACATTATAAATATACCAGCAATGTATGTTGCCTCCTCTGCTATCAACTTAGGAGTTCTTGGTAATCATAATTTCAATGGAAGCTACAACTACAAAATTAAGCTTTCGTTGAAAGACGTTCTTTTCAAAAAAGCACGAACAGGGCTAAAAAAACAAATCAGCCAATCCGATTTCGAAAACAACACCTTACTATACTTCAAAGTAGAAGGAGATAGCAAAAAATCGAAAGTAAGCTACGACTGGAGCGGCAGCGGATGGGATATTACCCCCGCACAAGCCAACCAACCGTCTAGTGTAGAACAAAAAAACACATCAAAACCGTTTAAGGTAACCTGGGAGGAGAAAAAAGAAGCAGAAAAAACAGCAGCGGGAGCCAAGCCCAAAGCCAAAGTAGAGCAGCCTCAACAGTCCTCGTTTATGGAAGAACGAAAAGCGGAAAAAAAGTTAGAAAAGAAAAAGGATAGCACCAAGTTCAAGCTAACTTGGGATGAATAA
- a CDS encoding polymer-forming cytoskeletal protein, which yields MAKNTEVEPLSNTLNIIGFGSEIKGEVATSGDIRIDGTLQGNITVRGKIVVGETGRIIGNISCKQCDIIGYVEGNISVQDLLSLKVTSNVLGDMICSKLSIEPGAKFTGKCDMNQNITEN from the coding sequence ATGGCAAAGAACACAGAAGTAGAACCTCTATCAAATACGCTAAATATTATAGGGTTTGGTTCGGAGATCAAGGGAGAAGTAGCAACGTCTGGTGATATACGTATTGATGGAACCCTTCAAGGAAATATTACAGTTAGAGGTAAAATAGTAGTTGGAGAAACTGGACGTATTATCGGAAATATTAGCTGCAAGCAATGCGATATAATCGGATATGTAGAAGGCAATATCTCTGTTCAAGATCTTCTCTCATTGAAGGTTACTAGTAATGTTCTTGGCGACATGATTTGTAGCAAGCTATCTATTGAACCTGGTGCTAAATTTACAGGGAAGTGTGATATGAATCAGAATATTACCGAAAACTAG
- a CDS encoding YceI family protein, with the protein MLQLLLFQFFLVASIHSDTHTFSYEVLPDSKISISGTSNVSSFKCLTADCAQKGSFVVFEKNDSDIISFYNALFSVKVRSLDCNNSLINRDLYKTLNSDKYPFIVLQIKEAELISFFPNSVFKYKVKVDMILANNQRETKGEVLVQKIDSDVFRVSGVQKIKLTDFNIKPPTAMLGLIVVDDEMTITFNLVLKARKDLIGN; encoded by the coding sequence ATGCTACAACTTTTGCTATTTCAATTTTTTCTTGTTGCTAGTATCCATAGCGATACCCATACTTTTTCTTACGAGGTGCTCCCTGATTCTAAAATATCAATTTCAGGGACTAGCAACGTGAGTTCTTTTAAGTGCCTTACTGCCGATTGTGCACAAAAAGGGAGTTTTGTTGTTTTTGAGAAAAATGATAGCGATATAATTTCTTTTTATAATGCACTATTTTCCGTAAAAGTAAGATCTTTAGATTGTAATAACAGTTTAATTAATAGAGATTTGTACAAAACACTCAATTCTGATAAATATCCATTTATTGTTCTTCAAATAAAGGAAGCTGAGCTTATTTCTTTTTTCCCTAATAGTGTTTTTAAGTATAAAGTTAAAGTCGATATGATTTTGGCTAATAATCAGAGAGAAACAAAAGGTGAGGTTTTAGTTCAAAAAATTGACTCGGACGTATTTCGAGTTTCAGGAGTCCAAAAAATTAAGCTTACAGACTTTAATATTAAACCTCCAACGGCAATGCTGGGGCTTATTGTGGTGGATGATGAAATGACTATAACTTTTAACCTAGTACTAAAGGCACGGAAGGATCTTATTGGTAATTAG
- a CDS encoding rhomboid family intramembrane serine protease: MEWRKLKIALFTTIYMLAIVWLTFFMQIMLSVDIDKVAIFPREWVCAANFLISPLFHVDVDHIVNNSIAFLILSLACFYFYGGIALSVILGGIGSGVFVWLFGREAYHVGLSGVCYSLASFLFVSGIIRKNISLRSISLLIVFWQGGLVWGMIPSLSEPLNISWEGHLFGAMVGFVMAFIWRKRGPKDDPEIEDERQEDYLDFDEQLEDDRS, from the coding sequence ATGGAATGGAGAAAGCTAAAGATAGCCCTTTTTACAACCATATATATGCTAGCGATAGTTTGGCTTACATTTTTTATGCAAATCATGCTATCTGTTGATATAGATAAGGTTGCTATTTTCCCCAGAGAATGGGTTTGTGCGGCTAATTTTTTAATCTCTCCTCTATTTCATGTTGATGTGGATCATATTGTAAATAATAGTATTGCATTTTTAATTCTTTCTTTAGCATGCTTTTATTTTTATGGAGGAATTGCACTTTCTGTGATTTTGGGAGGGATTGGTTCTGGTGTTTTTGTTTGGTTATTTGGAAGAGAAGCGTATCATGTAGGATTAAGTGGGGTGTGCTATTCGTTGGCTTCCTTTTTATTTGTGAGTGGTATCATTCGGAAAAATATTTCTTTACGGTCAATATCACTGTTGATTGTCTTTTGGCAAGGGGGCTTAGTTTGGGGGATGATTCCATCGTTGAGTGAACCTCTTAATATCTCATGGGAAGGGCACTTATTCGGGGCAATGGTGGGGTTTGTTATGGCTTTTATTTGGAGAAAAAGGGGGCCTAAGGATGATCCAGAAATTGAGGATGAGCGTCAGGAGGACTATCTAGATTTTGATGAACAGTTAGAAGACGACCGATCATAA
- a CDS encoding YceI family protein, with translation MRPRIYTTIALILFCALSLSAQVKYSIKSHKVEVVGTSNLHDWTATIAKLTGSSEFKVDGSSLILTSAVVDIDANSFSGSKGSIMDGKIKDTFDSEKYPKIRFSMTKVNSSQTVGNVTTLNISGILGVKNSNRPVDFTVKAVALGSGDIEVRSSKRMKMSEIGLKAPTAMLGTLKTADDVTVNIYFLLKK, from the coding sequence ATGAGACCAAGAATTTACACCACAATTGCGCTTATCTTATTTTGCGCTTTATCACTTTCCGCTCAGGTAAAGTATAGCATTAAATCTCATAAAGTTGAGGTTGTTGGGACTTCCAATCTGCACGACTGGACTGCAACCATTGCTAAGCTTACAGGATCTTCTGAATTTAAGGTTGATGGATCCTCCCTTATTCTTACTTCTGCGGTTGTAGATATAGATGCCAATTCCTTTTCAGGATCTAAGGGTAGTATTATGGATGGTAAGATTAAGGATACCTTCGATTCTGAAAAATATCCTAAAATTAGGTTTAGTATGACTAAGGTTAACTCATCTCAAACGGTGGGGAATGTAACGACACTAAACATTTCAGGTATTTTGGGTGTTAAGAATTCAAATCGACCAGTTGATTTTACAGTAAAAGCTGTTGCATTAGGTAGTGGCGATATCGAAGTGCGTTCATCTAAACGAATGAAGATGTCAGAAATTGGATTGAAGGCTCCAACGGCCATGCTAGGAACACTTAAAACGGCAGATGATGTTACGGTTAACATCTACTTTCTGCTGAAGAAATAG
- a CDS encoding peptidase U32 family protein — MTRQDVEIMAPVGSYESLMAAINAGANSVYFGIEQLNMRSKSSNNFTIEDLHNISSICAENGVKSYLTLNTVMYDHDIQVMRKVVDAAKESAVSAVIASDMAAISYAREKGVEVHISTQLNVSNYEALKFYAQFADVVVLARELNMTQVKNIYKQIEENDLRGPYGERVKIEMFVHGALCMAISGKCYMSLHENNASANRGACQQTCRKAYIVTEKETGHQLEIDHEYIMSPKDLCTIGFLDKVMAAGVRVLKIEGRARSGEYVKRVVETYNEAVNSILDNSYTKDKIDRWERSLSEVFNRGFWDGYYLGRKIGEWSKVYGSKATKRKVYVGRVTNYFGNIGVAEILVEASTISLGENVVIMGPTTGVVETTIEEIRVDLKPVEIAEKGNLCSIRVDRIRRNDKLYKMVDVEEES; from the coding sequence ATGACAAGACAAGATGTAGAGATTATGGCTCCAGTAGGAAGTTATGAATCTCTCATGGCTGCTATCAATGCAGGTGCTAACTCCGTTTATTTTGGAATTGAGCAGCTTAATATGCGATCAAAATCCTCCAATAACTTTACCATTGAGGATCTGCATAATATATCTTCCATTTGTGCTGAAAATGGAGTCAAATCATACTTAACCTTGAATACGGTTATGTACGATCATGATATTCAAGTAATGCGTAAAGTTGTCGATGCAGCAAAAGAGTCGGCAGTAAGCGCTGTAATAGCTTCTGATATGGCTGCGATTTCCTATGCCCGAGAAAAGGGGGTAGAAGTTCATATTTCGACACAACTTAATGTTAGCAACTATGAAGCATTGAAGTTCTACGCACAATTTGCAGATGTTGTTGTACTTGCCCGCGAGTTAAATATGACTCAGGTGAAGAATATATATAAGCAAATAGAGGAGAATGATCTTAGAGGACCATACGGTGAGCGAGTGAAAATAGAGATGTTTGTGCACGGTGCTTTATGCATGGCAATATCAGGCAAATGCTATATGAGCCTTCACGAAAATAATGCTTCTGCGAATAGAGGAGCCTGTCAACAAACATGCCGAAAAGCTTATATTGTTACGGAGAAAGAAACAGGTCATCAGCTGGAGATTGATCATGAGTACATAATGTCTCCTAAAGATCTTTGCACTATAGGTTTTTTAGATAAAGTGATGGCAGCGGGTGTTCGTGTTCTTAAAATAGAAGGGCGTGCAAGATCTGGCGAATACGTAAAAAGAGTTGTTGAGACCTATAATGAGGCGGTGAATTCTATTTTAGATAATTCTTATACAAAAGATAAAATTGATAGATGGGAAAGGTCTCTTTCAGAAGTTTTTAATAGAGGTTTTTGGGATGGATATTATTTAGGAAGAAAGATAGGAGAATGGAGCAAGGTTTATGGTTCCAAAGCGACAAAAAGAAAGGTTTATGTAGGCAGGGTTACTAACTATTTTGGCAATATTGGAGTTGCTGAAATATTGGTGGAAGCCTCTACGATTAGCCTTGGCGAAAATGTTGTGATTATGGGACCCACAACCGGTGTGGTCGAAACAACAATTGAAGAGATTCGTGTTGATCTTAAGCCTGTTGAAATCGCAGAGAAAGGGAATCTGTGCTCTATTCGAGTTGATAGGATTCGGCGAAATGATAAGCTTTATAAAATGGTAGATGTTGAGGAGGAGTCTTAG